TTGACTTCTAATGCATTGTAGTCTTTCGTCGGATCACAGGTTTCACCACTCAAGCAAGGGTTCGCCTTAACCTCTTTTAAATCAATTGTACCTGTTGAATCTTCACCACTACCCACACCTATCAGCGTTAAGTTAGCATCACCACTGGCGTCTTCACCGCTAAATAACACTGGGGTATCTGGCACTCGCTCACCTAAATCGATACTTTTCCAAGAGTAAGCTTGCGTACCATAATGATAATCTATCGCGTACAAATAGCCTTTACCTGCATTTAACTCACAACTATTACTAGATGAATTTGTGGCAGGAACAAAAGACGTAAAGTAGGCGATCCCGCCCAATGCCCGCGATGGTGACATGACTTTTTCACCCGAACTTGAAAAATCGAACTTCCAACCCAGTGACGACCCAAGTGAGATCTGTTTAGCTTCAAATTGACTAGCCGTTTGCCCAGTAAATGGATCACTACTGAAATCATACAAGTCATCTAGGTCAATGGGCTCATAATCATCAGGTTCGACAAAGGTTCGGGTAACAATATCGCGATCTTGGATCATAAACATCATGTCATTGACACTCGTATCATTTGGATTAGCCCGATCGCCCGAACCAATCAATATACCATCATAAGGCACATCTTTTTTACTAGTCACTGTTTCAGTTTTGGTGCCATAATCCAACTCAAGTTGCTTCACTTCGGTAAATATAGTTCTAACAATAACAGGTTCAGCAAAAAACTTACGAGCCGATGTTCCCGTTCCCCCCAATGAAGCCAGCTTTTGTACTGTCCATGGCGTTGTAGTAGAAAAAGGATCACTGCCAACTAAGTCAAGTCGCCACACATAACCGCCAACATCAGAAACATAAACACGATCAATTAGGCCATTAGCATCACTGTCTAATACGGCTAGGCGCCCAGGTATTGCGTGTTCAAAACCACCTTTGGTATTTTTATTACCGGACGAAGTCGCACTTGAAGTCGCTTTCCAAACTAACGCTCCGGTTTTAACATCGACAATAAAAACCCCTCTACCTGGATTAGTCGTGCTCGCTCCCGTGTCGCTATCACCGTTATAACCGGCTGCAAAAAATAGTACAGGATCACCATTGGTATGTGATTTGTGATTAATGTAACCCACAACTGGCTTACTCCAAGATTGCCCTAGTTCAGTAAAATCACCGCTCCCCCCTGTGATATGCCATAGTAGAGTTGGACTATCTGGATTACTAATATCTAATGCGTAATAATCACGCCCACCGCGACGTAAACCAACAATGACAATCGCAGATTCATTATTACTCGATTCTATAATGCCATCATTGTCTTTATCATTAGTGTAGACCACAGGCGAGCCGTCTATTCCGTACTCTTTGCCTGTCGTATCAAAACGTAGGTCATCAATGATAGGAAAAAATGCTTTAGGGTAAAACGCCCAACTTTCACTGACACTGGTCGCGTTCGGGCTATCTTTGAACATATGTAATGCACCGGCATTAGTCCCAACTAGAATACGTAAATCTTGCGTCGCCTCGGTGCTACCGCCATAGTTAATCACTAACGGTTTTGAATGTAATGGGTCACCAAATATGTCCTCACGGGTTTCATCTGTAACTGTGTCATTATCATAATCGTCTATATCATAACCCATTGCCCACTTAATATGAGCTTCCTCAGTTCCAGCCGTTACACCTAAATAATCAGTTAAATCAGCGCCATAGAAGGAAGATACGTTACTATAGTTAAAGGTTTTTAATGCGCCAGACGTGCCTATATCACTATAAAGAGTGCGATTACTAACGCTGGTTTCAGCTAACATTTCAGCAACGCCGCCTTTGTCAACTTCATTGCCATCGGCACACGTCGTGCCCGAATTACAGTCGCTAGTACCTCCCCAAAACGTCACAACATCATCGTCAATATTGCCTGAGGTATTAATGGCTTTTTCACCGTTGGCATCAACGATTTCACTATTGATAACTTTTAATTTTTTAATATTTCCGCGCCATTTAGGCCCTTCTTCCGGCAAAAACATTGAGAAATAAATCGAGTCTAGGCTGCGGGTACGGTCAAAGTTATTCGCTGCGATAGCGGGTGAGGTAAAAGATGCGCTCGTTTGTAAAATTTGAATAATGGTATTTTGTAACGCCAGTGCTAACGCGGTGGCATCCGTGGCGGCATAATATTCACCGCCACCTAACTCAGCCGCTTTACTCAATACTGGTGCTGCTGCAAGCGCATCCTCGCCAAAACCTATGGTATAAGTTACAGCGGTTTGATCACCGGCCACACTGGTATTAATGTCATTTTTAAACATCCAACCAGCAAGAGCAGGTAAATAATTGCCATCCACAACACCATTATTAGTTAATTCCGAATCACCTGAAATCATACTGGCAATCGTCGTATTAACCCCATTATCACGAGTTGGTTCACCGTCGGTAATGAGTACTATGTAAACTTGGTCTCGGCAGCCTTCAGATATAGGTGATTTATAAGTGCCTGCAGGGCTTTCGGCATCACTATCCCTTTCAGGATCTTTATCTGGATCATCATCACCGTAATAAACGCTCAATCCCGCAAAATAACGATAAACCTCATAAGTGGTTTCACACAATGGCGTCCAAGTATCAGCACTAACATCATCAACATTAGTTAATAAGCCATCAATATCAATCACGCCTGTCACATCATCGGGCTCGATAGCATTCACGATACGACCTCCATCTTGCAGATTAAAGAAGGATAAACCGTATTCAATGGAATCTGACGATGCGTTTACTAAATTAGTAATCGACTCTTTAGCAACTTCAAGACGGGATTTAGTCTCGGTTCCGACTTCATCAGTTGAAGCGTGATACCATTCCAAATAGTTAACATCATAGAGCGTTGTCACTTCAACGTCGCTAAAATCAGCTGCTTCAAAATCACTGTCACTAGCACCGCTATCACTCAAGTGGTAAGTACTGTTGTTTCCTTTGTTCCCCAAATAATTGACCGGATAGCCATCAGGCAAATCAACATAGCTATTACCATCTTTCTCCTGCGCTGGGTTGGCTTGGTTACTTTGCTCTACATCACCATAACAATCTACGAAAGAGCTTTTATCTGCACCGCTATCTTCTTTAATTTGTTGCCAAGTTTTACCTTTATATTCAACTATGCGATCGACATAAAACCCTTGCCCACCTTCGACTAAGGTATATTCACTTAAATCAGCGTCGGCTGCCCAAAGTTCATCACCATAATAATTAGCTCCATTTTTTCTCCATAAACCATACAAAGGAATGCGTGATTCATCACAGGCATTGATTAAGCGATTAAAACGCCTCAATTTTGATTTATCATCATCAGGCTTAGGAATAGCGGTAGCGTCGATTAAAGTACCCGTTACAAAATAGGTTAAGCGCTCTGAATAATAACCTGAAATATCTCCATCATACTTTGTTGAAGGATCATAAGAGGCCTTCACCGTCGCATTCCATGCCATTGAGCCACTGTTATCAAAGATAATCATAATTTGTGGTGATGCGCTGCCGCTAGAGCCGGTTGAGCTACCGACGTATAAATCAATATCTTCGGCAATGGCAACAAAAGGCAGAAGAAAAGAAATAATTAAACTGACTAGGCGACTATTCATTGGGTTATTGCCTCATTTATCCATCACTATTGTTGGCTTTGTAGCTGATCCCGGCTTCGACCGTTGTAGTAGCAGAGTTATTTTTTCCATAACTATTGGTCACAGTTACCGTAAAGTTTTTACAACTGATAGTACTAGCATCATCTCCGTATTTTTCCCGAGCACAACCACCTGTCGCTGACGTCTCTGCTGATAAGTCATCTGTTACATTAATGTCTGATGTAAAGTACAGACCATCTTCCAGTTTAGTGCTCGACATTGCTTTGTTATGGGCAAAAAAATCAGTACCATTAATCTGTTTGTACAAGGCTTTATATATGGTTTGTGCTACGCCGCCCATTGCCTTATCGACCGAGCTCATTTGCTCAGCATTTGCCGCTGCAATCTTTTGGTCCATTACACTATTACTCAGTACAGAAACAGCTAACGCGGTTATTAACGCAGTAAAAACTAGGCCCGCGAATAAAGCAGCGCCGGTTTGAAGCTTAAGACGATGACAAGTCATTATTCAATCTCCCAACCTAAACCTTTATTAGCGATATACACTGTATTGGTAAACAACATTCTGCGGTATTTATCACCATTAGGCGTATAAATACGATCACCGAGATCGTAACTCAGGTTATTTTCTACACGATGGTCTGGCTCAATCGAGCGCGCGAGTACAAATAATTTGGCTGATACAATCGTCATTTGCTCTGATTCATCCCAATACTCGCGTGAATCATTCATATTAGAAACAGGTAAATAAAAGTTGGCTACACCATCATTATCACTATCAACCCCCATTAACGCATTAATATACTCAATGCCTTCAACCAAGTCATAACTCACTAATTGTCCCCCACTTGCTGCAGCCGTCGCATCTTTTTCGAGCTGATAACGCGCTAAAATTGGAACCGTAATATCACCTTGGCTTTCTTCCCGCACATAGTAAATATAATTTTGATACTCCATCACACTGACCCTTTCGGCGTCTGGCATTAACGAAGCTTGATCATTACCAGCATAAAAATACACATCACCAGCAGGCGTTGATTTAATATAATAGCGCGTATTTTCTTCCTCACCTTCAGCCACTGACTCCCCTAAACCACGCTTTATTTGTAAAATAGTACTGTACGCCTTGGCATCAGGAATACAGCCATAATCGTCAACACCCGTTGCCGTTATCATGAAAATGGTACGAAAATTAAATTCTGATGCATTAGGAAAAGTACCGTTATTTCCAGGCTCGCCTGTGCAATCTTGGCTAACGGCAGCATTATTGTGAATTTGCATAGTGGATGCTTCACCGGTCGCCAACCCCAAATAACCATGCATCATGATATCTTTGGTTAATAAATTGAGCGCATAAGTTCCGGTTTCTTGCAGTTCACCATTTTGAATAGTTGAATCAGTGACTTCATCTGAGGCAATAAATAAGCTAATTGCACCACCAAAAACAATTAAGCTAAGTACTGCGCCGATCAGCAATTCAACTAATGTAAAGCCCTGATTTTTTTTCATCTGCTCGTCACCTTAAAATATGTAGGCTGTCACCGAAACTTGGCGGCGCTGTTTATTTGTTGACGAACCACCGCAATCATAACCATCAGAATCGTTAGCATCCTTGGTAGTAAAACGCCCTGTCCAACTGACAACGACTGTCACTGAGCCTGCTTGCTGTAAATCAGCGGTATTATCTTCATTGCGAGCTTTGGTAACAATGATACATCCTGTTGGATTAATCAGTCCGCCGACATTACTGCTGGTCGTGGTGCCGTCTGATGTAGTTGATTTGGTGACATGCGTACCTTTTAATAGCGCATCCCATTGATAAGTATCATAGGTAGCCAATTCAGCTGGAGTGCAACTGACAGTACTTGAACTGGTTTCTTCAGTTTTATGGCACTCTTTAACATCATTAAAGGTTTTAGCACCATAGTCGGTTCCGGCATAACTCGACAACTGACTTTTATTACCACGGATGCGTTCGATAATATCGTGTACTAAAGCAGACGCTTGTGCGCGTTGGGTTGCATCAAAGGTATTCTTTTTAGCGGTACTTTGGATAGCAATAGAGCCTACTACACCAGTCGTTAACACTAGCATAGCTATCATTAGCTCTATCAAAGAAAAACCTGAGTGACGCAATCGCCGCATTTACCTAACACCTCAAAAAATAAGTCTTATTCTACAAATACTTAAACTATAAAACTATCACAAGCGATACTGGCATGTATACGGAATACCTATACTCCGAAGTGTTTTATTAGCGCAGTTAGAGATAAAACCCATGTGAAGGTTGCTACCTTATTGCAAACTGGTATCAGCGTTCAAACAAAGGCAAGAAACCCACTACTAATCTCAACAGTTTAGCAGCAGGCCAATTGAAAGGTTATATTTTATACTAGGATCTGAGAACAAGTTAACGTTATAAAACCAAGGATTATCTTAGCTCTAAAGGTAAAGCGAATACGACATTTTCTTCAATGCCTTGGCTCTCATTAACATCAACGCCCCCCAATGATTTTAATCGCTCAATCACTTGTTGTACTAATACTTCTGGTGCAGACGCTCCGGCCGTTACACCGACTCCTTTGGCATTTGCCAGCCAACCAGCTTGAATGTCGTCTGCGGTATCAATTAAATGCGCTTGGGCTCCCAACTTATCGGCTAATTCCCGTAAGCGATTAGAGTTTGAGCTATTTTTAGCACCAACCACTAAAACAACATCATTACTTGCCGCGAGTTGGCGCACCGCATCTTGACGATTTTGCGTGGCGTAACAAATATCGTCTTTGCGCGGCCCTTGAATATTCGGAAATTTCTCGCGCAAGGCATCGATCACTTCTGATGTATCGTCTACAGACAAGGTCGTTTGCGAGCAATAGTATAAATTGTCTGCGTCTTTCACACTAAGGGCTAGCACATCATCCGTTGATTCAACTAAGTAAATCCCCCCTTCAGGGTTTGAGTATTGCCCCATGGTACCTTCTACTTCTGGGTGACCATGATGACCAATTAAAATACACTCAGTGCCTTTGCGGCTAGCACGGTTAACTTCCATATGCACCTTAGTCACAAGAGGACAGGTTGCATCAAATATTTTTAAATCTCGGCTTTTGGCTTCATTACGCACTGCTTGCGACACACCATGCGCACTGAAAATAACAATACTATCGTCTGGCACTTCATGCAGCTCATCAACAAAAATAGCTCCGCGCTCACGTAACCCATCAACTACATACTTGTTGTGTACTACTTCATGACGCACATAAATCGGCGGCTCAAATAATTCAATGGCACGTTCGACAATACTAATGGCTCGATCTACGCCCGCACAAAAACCTCTAGGATTAGCTAATTCAACTTTCATCATGTCACTCCTATACGTTAAGACGCCGCGCTGACTTCTAAAATTTCAACGTCAAATGTCACGACTTGACCAGCCAATGGATGATTAAAATCAACCGTCACTGAGTCACCAGCCACTTCACGCACAATACCTGGGATCTCGCTACCATCAGGATTAGTAAAAGCCAGAATAGCCCCTACTTCAGCCGGAGCATCCGCCGAGAATTTAGTTCTGTCCATATGATAAATATTATCTGGATTCGGTTGACCAAATGCGTCTTCTGGTTGCAATGTAAATTTTTGCTTATCTCCAGCACTTAAGCCTAATAAGCACTTTTCAAAACTTGGAGTTAATGAACCGTCGCCCATGACAAACTTAGCCGGTTTATTATGTACTTTGGTACTTTCAGCAGCGGAACCATCTTCTAGTAAAATAGAGAAGTGCAGTAATACTTGGCTGTTTGCTTGTATAGTTTCATTCATGATAAAAATCTGTCTCAATTCGTGGTTTTATGTCGACGGGTTGCTTTTTTGCTCATCTTCTTGATTGATAAATGAGTCCAATAAAACCAGTCCGGCGCCAACAACAATGCCCATATCCGCAACATTAAATGCTGGCCAATGCCAATTTTGATAATAAAAATCTAAAAAATCGACGACATAGCCATACGAAATACGGTCGTACAAGTTACCCAGCGCGCCGCCTAAAATAAGACTAAAGCCGATAGGCATTAAACGTTTATCCGCTGGTGTTTTGTACATCCATACACTTAACAACACAACCGCAGCAATTGCGATCCCTGTAAAGAAATACCGCTGCCAGCCTCCCGCATCAGATAAAAAGCTAAATGCAGCACCAAAGTTTTGTACGTAAACCAAATTAAAAAACGAAGTGTAGTTAACACGTTCGTATAGCTGGAAGCTGTCTAGTATTGCTAGTTTAGTCACTTGGTCTAAAACTAACACCACAATGGCAATCCAGATCCAGCGTAAGCCTGTTTGGGTAAAAATATGCATTGATTAACTCAACTATCAATATAAATAAACTATCAATATAAATAAACAAGGCCGACATAGGTCGACCTTCGTTATTTCACTGTGTGTTTCACTCAGTAAAGCGCAATAATTTAGGCGAAAGACCTAACCTCTCCCTCACCTTCGATATTGGTAACACAACGGCCACAAATAGCTTCATGCCCAGCATGCGTGCCAACATCGGTAGTATAATGCCAACAGCGGTCACATTTTTGACCATCAGCCTTAGTTATCACAACTTTAATCGCATCATTGTCGGTTTGAATCGCATCACTTGGCGCATCAGCTAAAGGTGCCACTTTAGCAGCTGAGGTAATTAAGACAAAACGCAACTCATCTGCTAATTTTTGTAATGGTGCTAGTAAGTCATCAGCTAAATAAACCGTGACATCCGCCTCTAAAGCACCGCCAAGTAATTTATCTTTACGTGCTTGCTCTATCACTCGGTTCACTTCAGGCTTAACCGCCATCACGTTTGACCAAAACGCATCGTCAAACTCACTGCCCTCTGCCAAACCAAATAAACCGTCATACCAAAGTTGAGTGAAGATATATTCGTCTTTTTCACCCGGCAACTCTTGCCAGATCTCTTGCGCGGTAAAGCTAGTTATTGGCGCCATCCAGCGAACTAAGGCTTGCGCAATATGATACATAGCGGTTTGACACGAGCGACGCGCTAAACCATCCGCTTTAGCTGTGTATTGTCTGTCTTTGATAACATCTAAGTAGAAGCTACCCATATCGATAGAACAGAACTGCATAAGCTTTTGCGCAACAACATGGAATTGATATTCGTCATAAGCCGCTAAAATATCTTTTTGCGTTTGCTGGGCTTTAGCCACCGCCCAACGATCCAATGCGATCAACTCGTCTGCCGCAACCATATCAGTTGCAGGGTTAAAGCCATTAAGATTCGCCAGTAAGAAACGCGCAGTATTACGAATACGACGATAAGCATCGGCTGAGCGTTTTAATATCTCATCAGACACTGTCATTTCAGCTGTATAGTTAGCTGATGCAACCCAAAGACGTAAAATGTCCGCGCCTAGTTTGTTTACAACGTTTTGCGGCGCAACCGTATTACCCAAAGACTTGGACATTTTTTTACCGTGAGCATCCACAGTAAAACCATGCGTTAACACTTGCTGGTATGGTGGCTCATCATTGATGGCGATGCCTGTCATTAATGACGACATAAACCAACCACGGTGCTGATCCGAACCTTCTAAGTATAAATCTGCCGCCTTGTTAAAGTCATCGCGAGCATCAACAACACAAGCATGAGTCACGCCTGAATCAAACCATACGTCTAATGTATCAGATACTTTTACGTAGTTTTTAGCATCATCGCCAATCAACTCTTCAGCCGATAAATCGAACCAAGCTTGAATACCTTTTTGTTCAACTTTATCAGCGACTTGCGCAATTAAATCTTTGCTATTTGGGTGTAAATCGCCAGTATCTTTGTGCACGAATAACGCAATCGGTACACCCCATGTGCGTTGACGAGAAATACACCAATCAGGGCGGCCTTCAACCATATTTTCGATACGTTGCTCACCCCAAGCTGGGATCCACTGCGTATCTTTGATCGCCTTTAACGACTTTTCACGTAAGCCAGCTTTATCCATCGCCACAAACCATTGTGGTGTTGCACGGAAGATAATAGGCGTTTTATGACGCCAGCAATGTGGATAGCTATGCTCGTAAGCATGATGATGTACCAAAGCCCCTTTTTCGTTTAATACTTCAATGACATCGTTATTAGCTTTAAGAACATGCTTACCTTCAAACAATGGTGTACCTTCTAAATACACACCATTCGCACCAACAGGATTAGCAACTTCTAGGTTATATTTTTGTCCTACAACAAAGTCGTCTTGACCATGGCCAGGGGCTGTATGAACACAACCAGTACCCGAATCCGTAGTAACATGCTCACCTAAAATCACAGGTACGGTAAAATCATAGA
This genomic window from Saccharobesus litoralis contains:
- the ispH gene encoding 4-hydroxy-3-methylbut-2-enyl diphosphate reductase gives rise to the protein MKVELANPRGFCAGVDRAISIVERAIELFEPPIYVRHEVVHNKYVVDGLRERGAIFVDELHEVPDDSIVIFSAHGVSQAVRNEAKSRDLKIFDATCPLVTKVHMEVNRASRKGTECILIGHHGHPEVEGTMGQYSNPEGGIYLVESTDDVLALSVKDADNLYYCSQTTLSVDDTSEVIDALREKFPNIQGPRKDDICYATQNRQDAVRQLAASNDVVLVVGAKNSSNSNRLRELADKLGAQAHLIDTADDIQAGWLANAKGVGVTAGASAPEVLVQQVIERLKSLGGVDVNESQGIEENVVFALPLELR
- the pilV gene encoding type IV pilus modification protein PilV, which produces MRRLRHSGFSLIELMIAMLVLTTGVVGSIAIQSTAKKNTFDATQRAQASALVHDIIERIRGNKSQLSSYAGTDYGAKTFNDVKECHKTEETSSSTVSCTPAELATYDTYQWDALLKGTHVTKSTTSDGTTTSSNVGGLINPTGCIIVTKARNEDNTADLQQAGSVTVVVSWTGRFTTKDANDSDGYDCGGSSTNKQRRQVSVTAYIF
- a CDS encoding PilW family protein is translated as MKKNQGFTLVELLIGAVLSLIVFGGAISLFIASDEVTDSTIQNGELQETGTYALNLLTKDIMMHGYLGLATGEASTMQIHNNAAVSQDCTGEPGNNGTFPNASEFNFRTIFMITATGVDDYGCIPDAKAYSTILQIKRGLGESVAEGEEENTRYYIKSTPAGDVYFYAGNDQASLMPDAERVSVMEYQNYIYYVREESQGDITVPILARYQLEKDATAAASGGQLVSYDLVEGIEYINALMGVDSDNDGVANFYLPVSNMNDSREYWDESEQMTIVSAKLFVLARSIEPDHRVENNLSYDLGDRIYTPNGDKYRRMLFTNTVYIANKGLGWEIE
- the lspA gene encoding signal peptidase II produces the protein MHIFTQTGLRWIWIAIVVLVLDQVTKLAILDSFQLYERVNYTSFFNLVYVQNFGAAFSFLSDAGGWQRYFFTGIAIAAVVLLSVWMYKTPADKRLMPIGFSLILGGALGNLYDRISYGYVVDFLDFYYQNWHWPAFNVADMGIVVGAGLVLLDSFINQEDEQKSNPST
- the ileS gene encoding isoleucine--tRNA ligase, coding for MSDYKQTLNLPETDFPMRGNLAQREPKMLQEWNEKKLYQAIRTARAGAEQFVLHDGPPYANGDIHIGHAVNKVLKDIIIKSKTISGFDAPYVPGWDCHGLPIELKVEKKVGKPGHKVTAAEFREKCRAYAQTQVNGQREDFKRLGVLGDWDNPYLTMDFTFEANIIRSLGKIIDNGHLEKGFKPVHWCTDCGSALAEAEVEYQDKTSPAIDVRFTLVDESIAAKFSLADESKAGSGKISTVIWTTTPWTLPANRAVCIHPDVEYTLVQVENGEQSERLILASDLVDSAMDRFGYEHYHALGYAKGAALENAQAQHPFYDFTVPVILGEHVTTDSGTGCVHTAPGHGQDDFVVGQKYNLEVANPVGANGVYLEGTPLFEGKHVLKANNDVIEVLNEKGALVHHHAYEHSYPHCWRHKTPIIFRATPQWFVAMDKAGLREKSLKAIKDTQWIPAWGEQRIENMVEGRPDWCISRQRTWGVPIALFVHKDTGDLHPNSKDLIAQVADKVEQKGIQAWFDLSAEELIGDDAKNYVKVSDTLDVWFDSGVTHACVVDARDDFNKAADLYLEGSDQHRGWFMSSLMTGIAINDEPPYQQVLTHGFTVDAHGKKMSKSLGNTVAPQNVVNKLGADILRLWVASANYTAEMTVSDEILKRSADAYRRIRNTARFLLANLNGFNPATDMVAADELIALDRWAVAKAQQTQKDILAAYDEYQFHVVAQKLMQFCSIDMGSFYLDVIKDRQYTAKADGLARRSCQTAMYHIAQALVRWMAPITSFTAQEIWQELPGEKDEYIFTQLWYDGLFGLAEGSEFDDAFWSNVMAVKPEVNRVIEQARKDKLLGGALEADVTVYLADDLLAPLQKLADELRFVLITSAAKVAPLADAPSDAIQTDNDAIKVVITKADGQKCDRCWHYTTDVGTHAGHEAICGRCVTNIEGEGEVRSFA
- the fkpB gene encoding FKBP-type peptidyl-prolyl cis-trans isomerase is translated as MNETIQANSQVLLHFSILLEDGSAAESTKVHNKPAKFVMGDGSLTPSFEKCLLGLSAGDKQKFTLQPEDAFGQPNPDNIYHMDRTKFSADAPAEVGAILAFTNPDGSEIPGIVREVAGDSVTVDFNHPLAGQVVTFDVEILEVSAAS
- a CDS encoding pilus assembly protein; translation: MNSRLVSLIISFLLPFVAIAEDIDLYVGSSTGSSGSASPQIMIIFDNSGSMAWNATVKASYDPSTKYDGDISGYYSERLTYFVTGTLIDATAIPKPDDDKSKLRRFNRLINACDESRIPLYGLWRKNGANYYGDELWAADADLSEYTLVEGGQGFYVDRIVEYKGKTWQQIKEDSGADKSSFVDCYGDVEQSNQANPAQEKDGNSYVDLPDGYPVNYLGNKGNNSTYHLSDSGASDSDFEAADFSDVEVTTLYDVNYLEWYHASTDEVGTETKSRLEVAKESITNLVNASSDSIEYGLSFFNLQDGGRIVNAIEPDDVTGVIDIDGLLTNVDDVSADTWTPLCETTYEVYRYFAGLSVYYGDDDPDKDPERDSDAESPAGTYKSPISEGCRDQVYIVLITDGEPTRDNGVNTTIASMISGDSELTNNGVVDGNYLPALAGWMFKNDINTSVAGDQTAVTYTIGFGEDALAAAPVLSKAAELGGGEYYAATDATALALALQNTIIQILQTSASFTSPAIAANNFDRTRSLDSIYFSMFLPEEGPKWRGNIKKLKVINSEIVDANGEKAINTSGNIDDDVVTFWGGTSDCNSGTTCADGNEVDKGGVAEMLAETSVSNRTLYSDIGTSGALKTFNYSNVSSFYGADLTDYLGVTAGTEEAHIKWAMGYDIDDYDNDTVTDETREDIFGDPLHSKPLVINYGGSTEATQDLRILVGTNAGALHMFKDSPNATSVSESWAFYPKAFFPIIDDLRFDTTGKEYGIDGSPVVYTNDKDNDGIIESSNNESAIVIVGLRRGGRDYYALDISNPDSPTLLWHITGGSGDFTELGQSWSKPVVGYINHKSHTNGDPVLFFAAGYNGDSDTGASTTNPGRGVFIVDVKTGALVWKATSSATSSGNKNTKGGFEHAIPGRLAVLDSDANGLIDRVYVSDVGGYVWRLDLVGSDPFSTTTPWTVQKLASLGGTGTSARKFFAEPVIVRTIFTEVKQLELDYGTKTETVTSKKDVPYDGILIGSGDRANPNDTSVNDMMFMIQDRDIVTRTFVEPDDYEPIDLDDLYDFSSDPFTGQTASQFEAKQISLGSSLGWKFDFSSSGEKVMSPSRALGGIAYFTSFVPATNSSSNSCELNAGKGYLYAIDYHYGTQAYSWKSIDLGERVPDTPVLFSGEDASGDANLTLIGVGSGEDSTGTIDLKEVKANPCLSGETCDPTKDYNALEVKRTYIAIKEDGN